The following are encoded together in the Alphaproteobacteria bacterium genome:
- a CDS encoding ammonium transporter, with amino-acid sequence MKGLALAAGGAALTAAWTVSALAQAPATPPAAPPAAAAAKLDTGDTAWMMTSVALVLFMTIPGLALFYGGMVRRKNVLATVMQSFAICCLISVLWMIVGFSLAFTGEGSYIGSLSRFFLKGMEIDKAHSLAATIPEPVFMIFQMTFAIITPALIAGAYAERMKFSAMLWFTGLWSILVYSPIAHWVWGGGFLGGAGVLDFAGGTVVHINAGVAGLVCAYVLGKRKGYGTDNMAPHNLVLSVVGASLLWVGWFGFNAGSAVGANPNAGMAMAVTQIAAAAAGLSWMFAEWALRGKPSVLGIISGAIGGLVAITPAAGFVNATGALIIGLVAGVVCFWGATSLKKMLGYDDSLDAFGVHGVGGIVGAILTGVFAVEAIGGKPGLIDGNPGQVLVQLEGIVATVVWCAVITYVILKIIDVTVGLRVNQEQEVEGLDINLHGETVH; translated from the coding sequence ATGAAGGGTCTGGCGCTGGCTGCTGGTGGCGCGGCGCTGACCGCCGCGTGGACCGTCTCGGCCCTTGCCCAGGCGCCGGCCACCCCGCCCGCCGCGCCGCCGGCGGCCGCAGCCGCGAAGCTCGATACCGGCGACACCGCCTGGATGATGACCTCGGTGGCGCTGGTCCTGTTCATGACCATCCCCGGCCTGGCGCTGTTCTACGGCGGCATGGTGCGCAGGAAGAACGTGCTGGCCACGGTGATGCAGAGCTTCGCCATCTGCTGCCTGATCTCCGTGCTGTGGATGATCGTCGGCTTCAGCCTCGCCTTCACCGGGGAAGGTTCCTACATCGGCAGCCTGTCGCGCTTCTTCCTCAAGGGCATGGAGATCGACAAGGCGCATTCGCTGGCGGCGACCATTCCCGAGCCGGTCTTCATGATCTTCCAGATGACCTTCGCGATCATCACCCCGGCGCTGATCGCCGGCGCCTATGCGGAGCGCATGAAGTTCAGCGCCATGCTGTGGTTCACCGGCCTGTGGTCGATTCTCGTGTACTCGCCGATCGCGCACTGGGTGTGGGGCGGCGGCTTCCTCGGCGGCGCCGGCGTGCTCGACTTCGCCGGCGGCACCGTGGTGCACATCAACGCCGGTGTCGCGGGCCTCGTCTGCGCCTACGTGCTGGGCAAGCGCAAGGGCTACGGCACCGACAACATGGCGCCGCACAACCTCGTGCTGTCGGTGGTCGGCGCCTCGCTGCTGTGGGTCGGCTGGTTCGGCTTCAACGCCGGCTCGGCGGTGGGTGCCAATCCGAACGCCGGCATGGCGATGGCCGTGACGCAGATCGCCGCGGCCGCCGCGGGCCTCAGCTGGATGTTCGCGGAATGGGCGCTGCGCGGAAAGCCCAGCGTGCTCGGCATCATCTCCGGTGCCATCGGCGGCCTGGTGGCGATCACCCCGGCGGCGGGCTTCGTCAACGCCACCGGCGCGCTGATCATCGGCCTGGTCGCCGGCGTGGTCTGCTTCTGGGGCGCGACGTCGCTCAAGAAGATGCTGGGCTACGACGATTCTCTCGATGCGTTTGGTGTGCACGGCGTCGGCGGCATCGTCGGCGCGATCCTCACCGGCGTCTTCGCCGTCGAAGCGATCGGCGGCAAGCCCGGCCTGATCGACGGCAACCCCGGCCAGGTTCTGGTCCAGCTCGAGGGCATCGTCGCCACCGTCGTCTGGTGCGCCGTCATCACCTACGTGATCCTCAAGATCATCGACGTGACCGTCGGCCTGCGCGTCAACCAGGAGCAGGAGGTCGAGGGCCTCGACATCAACCTGCACGGCGAGACCGTGCACTGA
- a CDS encoding P-II family nitrogen regulator: MKLVMAVIKPFKLDEVRDALTAMGVQGLTVSEVKGFGRQKGQTEIYRGAEYAVSFLPKIKVEVVVSDAQVEPAVEAIKKAAATGKIGDGKIFVLSIEQAVRIRTGETGGDAL; encoded by the coding sequence ATGAAGCTGGTTATGGCGGTCATCAAGCCCTTCAAGCTCGACGAGGTCCGGGACGCCCTGACCGCGATGGGCGTGCAGGGCCTGACGGTGAGCGAGGTGAAGGGCTTCGGTCGCCAGAAGGGGCAGACCGAGATCTACCGCGGTGCGGAGTATGCGGTGAGCTTCCTGCCCAAGATCAAGGTCGAGGTCGTCGTCTCCGATGCGCAGGTCGAGCCGGCGGTCGAGGCGATCAAGAAGGCCGCCGCCACCGGCAAGATCGGCGACGGCAAGATCTTCGTGCTGTCGATCGAGCAGGCCGTCCGCATCCGCACCGGCGAGACCGGCGGCGACGCGCTGTGA
- a CDS encoding TorF family putative porin codes for MNRIWAVAVATALSVSAPAFAQAPAKTPTGPFGGDITGIVTVANEYSFRGISQTSRDFAVQGGLTYEVPIFKPISLYAGVWGSNLNFATDINEHVEIDIVAGAKATFFDDKLVIDLGYIGYFYPGINAGLQANFTEFALGASYDFGFASLGAKINFSPNFFFNSGNAWYKAVYVAVPLPFEIHKDIAVKLTASVGHQSIERNANFGSPDYWDFTAGVTVTAFTLDFTAQVIGTSLSQAECANTRFCKVRPYFSISKAF; via the coding sequence ATGAATCGTATCTGGGCCGTTGCCGTCGCCACGGCGCTTTCGGTATCCGCGCCGGCCTTCGCCCAGGCCCCGGCCAAGACGCCGACCGGACCGTTCGGCGGCGACATCACCGGCATCGTCACGGTCGCCAACGAGTACTCGTTCCGTGGCATCTCCCAGACCTCGCGCGACTTCGCGGTCCAGGGCGGCCTGACCTATGAGGTGCCGATCTTCAAGCCGATCTCGCTCTATGCCGGCGTGTGGGGCAGCAACCTGAACTTCGCCACCGACATCAACGAGCACGTCGAGATCGACATCGTCGCCGGCGCCAAGGCCACGTTCTTCGACGACAAGCTGGTCATCGACCTCGGCTACATCGGCTACTTCTATCCGGGCATCAACGCCGGGCTGCAGGCCAACTTCACCGAGTTCGCGCTCGGCGCGAGCTACGATTTCGGCTTCGCCAGCCTCGGCGCCAAGATCAACTTCTCGCCGAACTTCTTCTTCAACTCGGGCAACGCCTGGTACAAGGCGGTCTACGTCGCCGTGCCGCTGCCGTTCGAGATCCACAAGGACATCGCGGTCAAGCTGACCGCCTCGGTCGGTCACCAGTCGATCGAGCGCAATGCCAATTTCGGCTCGCCCGACTATTGGGACTTCACCGCCGGCGTCACTGTCACCGCCTTCACCCTCGACTTCACCGCCCAGGTGATCGGCACCTCGCTGAGCCAGGCGGAATGCGCCAACACCCGGTTCTGCAAGGTGCGGCCGTACTTCTCGATCTCCAAGGCGTTCTGA
- a CDS encoding UbiH/UbiF/VisC/COQ6 family ubiquinone biosynthesis hydroxylase, which produces MDNDSRHEVIVVGAGLIGATLGIALASAGVRVAIIDRLAVDTMTAGPFDGRTTAIASAARRALEALGVWPMLAAHAAAIDDIRISDGRLEPGASEARISLLHLHFDHRELAEGRDPAQPMGHIVENRFIRLALFKRLAGMPSATLIAPAATATITRDDAAAAVSLTDGRVLRAPLLVSAEGKFGALREQAGIGALQWRYEQAAIVCVAEHEQPHKGVAHEKFLPGGPFAILPMTDDPATGAHRSSIVWSERVDLVPALLKLDDESFAREFAQRFGSHLGAVRPVGPRYHYPLSLMHAERYIARRLALVGDAAHAIHPIAGQGWNLGLRDVVALAEVVVDARRLGLDIGGAATLEAYERWRRVDNLALVAATDALNRLFSNDIAPVRLARDLGLAAVNRLPPLRRFFMRHAMGAVGDQPRLTRGLPL; this is translated from the coding sequence ATGGACAACGACAGCCGCCACGAGGTGATCGTCGTCGGCGCCGGCCTGATCGGCGCCACGCTGGGCATCGCCCTGGCCTCGGCCGGCGTGCGCGTGGCCATCATCGACCGGCTGGCGGTCGACACCATGACCGCCGGTCCCTTCGACGGGCGTACCACCGCCATCGCCTCGGCGGCGCGCCGCGCACTGGAAGCACTGGGTGTCTGGCCGATGCTCGCCGCCCATGCCGCGGCGATCGACGATATCCGCATCTCCGACGGCCGCCTCGAGCCGGGCGCGTCGGAAGCGCGCATCTCGCTGCTGCACCTGCATTTCGACCATCGCGAGCTGGCCGAGGGACGCGATCCGGCGCAGCCGATGGGCCACATCGTCGAGAACCGCTTCATCCGTCTGGCGCTGTTCAAGCGCCTGGCCGGGATGCCGTCGGCGACGCTCATCGCGCCGGCGGCCACGGCGACGATCACGCGCGACGACGCCGCCGCCGCGGTGAGCCTGACCGACGGGCGCGTGCTGCGCGCGCCGCTGCTGGTGTCGGCCGAGGGCAAGTTCGGTGCGCTGCGCGAGCAGGCCGGCATCGGCGCCCTGCAATGGCGCTACGAGCAGGCCGCCATCGTCTGCGTCGCCGAGCACGAACAGCCGCACAAGGGCGTGGCGCACGAGAAGTTCCTGCCCGGCGGGCCCTTCGCCATCCTGCCGATGACCGACGATCCCGCGACCGGCGCGCATCGCTCGTCGATCGTCTGGAGCGAGCGCGTCGATCTCGTTCCCGCCCTGCTGAAGCTCGATGATGAATCCTTCGCGCGCGAGTTCGCGCAGCGCTTCGGCTCGCATCTCGGCGCCGTGCGCCCGGTCGGGCCGCGCTATCACTACCCGCTCTCGCTGATGCACGCCGAGCGCTACATCGCCCGGCGCCTGGCGCTGGTCGGTGACGCCGCACATGCCATCCACCCGATCGCCGGCCAGGGCTGGAACCTCGGCCTGCGCGACGTCGTCGCCCTGGCCGAGGTTGTCGTCGATGCCCGCCGCCTGGGCCTCGACATCGGCGGCGCCGCGACCCTGGAGGCCTATGAGCGCTGGCGCCGCGTCGACAACCTCGCGCTGGTCGCCGCCACCGACGCGCTCAACCGCCTGTTCTCCAACGACATTGCGCCGGTGCGCTTGGCGCGCGATCTCGGCCTCGCGGCCGTCAACCGCCTGCCGCCGCTGCGCCGCTTCTTCATGCGCCACGCCATGGGCGCGGTGGGCGACCAGCCGAGGCTGACGCGGGGCCTGCCGCTGTAG
- a CDS encoding SRPBCC domain-containing protein, whose amino-acid sequence MDKNIASASAVISATPAEVWHALTTPELVREYMFGAEVETDWKKGSEIRFSGEHDGQRYEDKGTIETIAPRKCLAFTHWSSMSGEPDAPENHHRVTYQLERSGRRTKITVSEENVPTEKLEECSNNWAKVLDGLKKLVAH is encoded by the coding sequence ATGGACAAGAACATCGCGTCAGCATCCGCCGTGATCTCGGCCACGCCGGCTGAAGTGTGGCACGCGCTGACCACCCCCGAGCTGGTCCGTGAATACATGTTCGGCGCCGAGGTCGAGACCGACTGGAAGAAGGGCAGCGAGATCCGCTTCAGCGGCGAGCACGACGGCCAGCGCTACGAGGACAAGGGCACGATCGAGACCATCGCGCCGCGCAAGTGCCTGGCCTTTACGCACTGGAGCAGCATGTCGGGCGAGCCCGACGCGCCGGAGAACCATCACCGCGTCACCTACCAGCTCGAGCGCAGCGGCCGGCGCACCAAGATCACCGTGTCGGAGGAGAACGTGCCGACCGAGAAGCTCGAGGAGTGCAGCAACAACTGGGCGAAGGTGCTCGACGGGCTGAAAAAGCTGGTGGCGCATTGA
- a CDS encoding cupin domain-containing protein: protein MRDGARATVAEARSKYPATGGPRLSAFLFGHGSMELRFYKPPQPDPQTPHDQDELYVVHEGTGRFVCNDGRHECAPGDVLFAPAGAVHRFEDCSPEFCVWVVFYGPKGGE, encoded by the coding sequence ATGCGCGACGGCGCGCGGGCGACGGTGGCGGAAGCGCGCTCGAAATATCCGGCGACGGGCGGCCCGCGTCTGTCGGCCTTCCTGTTCGGCCATGGCTCGATGGAGCTGCGCTTCTACAAGCCGCCGCAGCCCGACCCGCAGACGCCGCACGACCAGGACGAGCTCTACGTCGTGCACGAAGGCACCGGCCGCTTCGTCTGCAACGACGGGCGCCACGAGTGCGCGCCGGGCGACGTGCTGTTCGCGCCGGCCGGCGCGGTGCACCGCTTCGAGGATTGCTCGCCCGAGTTCTGCGTCTGGGTGGTGTTCTACGGGCCCAAGGGCGGCGAGTAG
- a CDS encoding 4-hydroxyphenylacetate 3-hydroxylase, with translation MAARTGSQFLAGLRDQRELWMGGGRVGAIAEHPALAGAARAIAEVFDLQHRAGNECLMPDPETGEPIAVSHMIPASRADIERRHRGLERIAEYSMGLMGRTPDYMNVTFAGFAGRRDEWAINGNEQGAENLVRYQKKLRREDISLTHTIVHANVDLAKGKYPVGFDPVQLHKVEETAHGVVVRGSRVLATLAPFADELAVYPGGPMPDAAPQHALSFCIPMDTPGLKFICRDPVSVATDRFEHPLSSRFDEQDAFVIFDDVEVPRERLFIDANLAVYNSVMKTSWWPNIMQQTMIRAQTKLEFAYGLANRMAEALNVTAQPQTQQLLGELFMYAEFARASVFAAEQGAREYGNGLWCCDLRPLSALRAALPTWFPRVNEIIRMMGAHNLLTTPSRAALADKALRPLIDKYLPGVGIDAEQRSRLFRLAWDFAGTALGSRNEQYERFYLGSAGRGLTQAHGQADRTRASRLVDRFLLEDLDYSPPLGP, from the coding sequence ATGGCGGCACGCACGGGCAGTCAGTTTCTCGCGGGCCTGCGCGATCAGCGCGAGCTGTGGATGGGCGGTGGCCGGGTCGGCGCCATCGCCGAGCATCCGGCGCTGGCCGGCGCGGCGCGCGCCATCGCCGAGGTCTTCGACCTGCAGCATCGCGCGGGGAATGAATGCCTGATGCCGGATCCCGAGACCGGCGAGCCGATCGCCGTCAGCCACATGATCCCGGCCAGCCGCGCCGACATCGAGCGGCGCCATCGCGGGCTGGAACGCATCGCCGAGTACTCGATGGGCCTGATGGGCCGCACGCCCGACTACATGAACGTCACCTTCGCCGGCTTCGCCGGACGGCGCGACGAATGGGCGATCAACGGCAACGAGCAGGGCGCCGAGAACCTGGTGCGCTACCAGAAGAAGCTGCGCCGCGAGGACATCTCGCTCACCCACACCATCGTCCACGCCAATGTCGACCTGGCCAAGGGCAAGTACCCGGTGGGCTTCGATCCGGTGCAGCTGCACAAGGTCGAGGAGACGGCGCACGGCGTCGTGGTGCGCGGCTCGCGCGTGCTCGCCACCTTGGCGCCCTTCGCCGACGAGCTGGCGGTCTATCCCGGCGGGCCGATGCCCGATGCCGCGCCCCAGCATGCGCTGAGCTTCTGCATTCCGATGGACACGCCGGGGCTGAAGTTCATCTGCCGCGATCCGGTGTCGGTCGCCACCGACCGCTTCGAGCATCCGCTGTCCAGCCGCTTCGACGAGCAGGACGCCTTCGTGATCTTCGACGACGTCGAGGTGCCGCGCGAGCGGCTGTTCATCGACGCCAACCTCGCCGTCTACAACTCGGTGATGAAGACGAGCTGGTGGCCCAACATCATGCAGCAGACCATGATCCGGGCGCAGACCAAGCTCGAGTTCGCCTATGGGCTGGCCAACCGCATGGCCGAGGCGCTCAACGTCACCGCCCAGCCGCAGACCCAGCAGCTGCTGGGCGAGCTGTTCATGTACGCGGAGTTCGCGCGCGCCTCGGTGTTCGCCGCCGAGCAGGGCGCGCGCGAGTACGGCAACGGTCTGTGGTGCTGCGACCTGCGCCCGCTTTCGGCCCTGCGCGCGGCGCTGCCGACCTGGTTCCCGCGCGTCAACGAGATCATCCGCATGATGGGCGCGCACAACCTCCTGACGACGCCCTCGCGTGCGGCGCTCGCCGACAAGGCGCTGCGGCCGCTGATCGACAAATACCTGCCGGGCGTCGGCATCGATGCCGAGCAGCGCAGCCGGCTGTTCCGTCTCGCCTGGGATTTCGCCGGCACGGCGCTGGGCAGCCGCAACGAGCAGTACGAGCGCTTCTATCTCGGCTCGGCCGGCCGCGGCCTCACCCAGGCGCATGGCCAGGCCGACCGCACGCGGGCCAGCCGACTGGTCGACCGCTTCCTGCTGGAGGATCTCGACTACTCGCCGCCCTTGGGCCCGTAG
- a CDS encoding LysR family transcriptional regulator yields the protein MKRITSGYGTTVGERDLAARLRRMNLDLLPVLHELLRTRSVTRTARAFNMTQPAVSRALRQLRAAFDDQLLVAPGRNARLSDRAQALAGPLGRTLAELDLLLKPAGPFDPASEAVHLVINTADYVMQLLAPILSEMCAREAPHVVLEFTWISTRRAEDLAQVDFMIGPRAFGETLGKRVGSLPLWRDEMVCIAAARNRTIPERLTPVQFQASRYVAFRRELRMPQEMRTQLQPTSPLEIAPVCTAPNFLVLGAIVEKSDCVALVPRKVARELMRAARLRIVEIAYPRKQLFIDAYWSPATDGRRGRAWFRGLLTRAAARLA from the coding sequence ATGAAACGCATAACGAGCGGTTATGGAACCACGGTGGGCGAGCGCGACCTCGCGGCGCGCCTGCGCCGGATGAATCTCGACCTGCTGCCGGTGCTGCACGAGTTGCTGCGCACGCGCAGCGTCACGCGCACGGCGCGCGCCTTCAACATGACCCAGCCGGCGGTCAGCCGGGCGCTGCGCCAGCTGCGCGCCGCCTTCGACGACCAGCTGCTGGTCGCGCCCGGCCGCAACGCGCGGCTGAGCGATCGGGCGCAGGCGCTGGCCGGCCCGCTCGGTCGTACGCTGGCCGAGCTCGACCTGCTGCTGAAGCCGGCCGGGCCCTTCGACCCGGCGAGCGAGGCGGTGCATCTCGTGATCAACACCGCCGACTACGTCATGCAGTTGCTGGCGCCGATCCTCTCGGAGATGTGCGCGCGCGAGGCGCCGCATGTCGTGCTGGAGTTCACCTGGATCTCGACGCGCCGCGCCGAGGACCTGGCGCAGGTCGATTTCATGATCGGCCCGCGCGCCTTCGGCGAGACCCTGGGCAAGCGGGTCGGCTCCCTGCCGCTGTGGCGCGACGAGATGGTGTGCATCGCCGCCGCCCGGAACCGCACGATCCCGGAACGGCTGACACCGGTCCAGTTCCAGGCCTCGCGCTATGTCGCCTTCCGGCGCGAGCTGCGCATGCCGCAGGAGATGCGCACGCAACTGCAGCCGACCTCGCCGCTCGAGATCGCGCCGGTCTGCACCGCGCCCAACTTCCTGGTGCTGGGCGCCATCGTCGAGAAATCCGACTGCGTCGCGCTGGTGCCGCGCAAGGTGGCGCGCGAGCTGATGCGCGCCGCACGGCTGCGCATCGTCGAGATCGCCTATCCGCGCAAGCAGCTGTTCATCGACGCCTACTGGAGCCCGGCGACGGACGGACGGCGCGGCCGCGCCTGGTTCCGCGGGCTTCTGACGCGCGCCGCCGCACGGCTGGCGTAA
- a CDS encoding SLC13 family permease yields MGEGLPPNIHAAAVMAVALIAFVFYSRERIPLQTTSLGVLVALVAGFSLFPFAREGRALTVGDLVSGFGHEALVAICGLMILGRGLVVTGALRPLSRQLARAAQAQPRLALLYVLLLAAGLSAVINDTPVVILMLPVLIEASRRVGRPPSGTLLPMNYAVLVGGTTTTIGTSTNLLVVSIAADMGVRRFAIFDFTHVAAIAAVVGLLYLWLVLPRLLPERASPFGDAPPQIFEGVLYVREGAGVGRTLAELRDGPGADVRVLRVVRGEGLELVRLPDLRIEVGDRLHVRGTAPDLHELGERFDLALHDVDAPPEDEATEDGLQPSEQRFAELVVTDGSVLAGTTLRESGFSSAYSIIAIGLHRAGEDPLGPTQDIAAIRLRPGDILLVQGLAEDLGRLRAQTGLLLLDRSYDLPRTRLALPAMGIMALVIGLAAFRIVPIAVSALGGVLAMLLIGCLRWRDVGAALSLEIVLLIAASLALGAALTATGATDYLAGALLAATRSAPPWVVLVSLMAGMALFSNFVSNSAAAAVGTPIAVSVAHQLGVAPEPLVLAILFGANFSYVTPMAYQTNVLVMSAAGYRFSDFVRGGLPLALLMLAVYGILLPVFFPF; encoded by the coding sequence ATGGGCGAAGGCTTGCCGCCGAACATCCACGCCGCGGCGGTCATGGCGGTGGCACTGATCGCCTTCGTCTTCTACAGCCGCGAACGCATCCCGCTGCAGACCACGAGCCTCGGCGTCCTGGTCGCGCTCGTGGCGGGGTTCAGCCTGTTTCCCTTCGCGCGCGAGGGTCGCGCCCTGACGGTCGGCGACCTGGTGTCTGGCTTCGGGCACGAGGCGCTGGTGGCGATCTGCGGGCTGATGATCCTCGGCCGGGGCCTCGTCGTCACCGGCGCGCTCAGGCCGCTGTCGCGCCAGCTTGCTCGTGCTGCGCAGGCGCAGCCGCGGCTCGCCCTGCTCTATGTCCTGCTGCTCGCGGCGGGGCTCAGCGCGGTGATCAACGACACCCCGGTCGTGATCCTGATGCTGCCGGTGCTGATCGAGGCGTCGCGCCGCGTCGGCCGGCCGCCGTCCGGGACGCTGCTGCCGATGAACTACGCCGTGCTGGTCGGCGGCACGACGACGACCATCGGCACCTCGACCAACCTTCTGGTCGTCTCGATCGCCGCCGACATGGGCGTGCGCCGATTCGCGATCTTCGACTTCACCCATGTCGCGGCAATCGCCGCCGTCGTCGGCCTGCTCTATCTGTGGCTCGTGCTGCCGCGCCTGCTGCCCGAGCGCGCTTCGCCTTTCGGCGACGCTCCTCCGCAGATATTCGAGGGCGTTCTCTATGTCCGCGAGGGCGCCGGCGTCGGCCGCACCCTGGCGGAGCTGCGCGATGGTCCGGGCGCGGACGTGCGCGTGCTGCGGGTGGTGCGCGGCGAGGGGCTCGAGCTGGTGCGCCTTCCCGACCTGAGGATCGAGGTCGGCGATCGCCTGCACGTGCGCGGAACGGCGCCCGACCTGCACGAGCTCGGCGAGCGCTTCGACCTCGCGCTCCACGACGTCGATGCCCCGCCCGAGGACGAAGCGACGGAGGACGGACTGCAACCGTCGGAGCAGCGTTTCGCCGAGCTGGTCGTCACCGATGGCTCGGTGCTGGCCGGCACCACCCTGCGCGAGTCGGGCTTCTCTTCGGCGTACTCGATCATCGCCATCGGCCTGCATCGCGCGGGGGAAGACCCGTTGGGACCGACCCAGGACATCGCGGCGATCCGACTGCGGCCCGGCGACATCCTGCTGGTGCAGGGCCTCGCCGAGGATCTCGGCCGGCTGCGCGCGCAGACCGGCCTGCTGCTGCTCGACCGCAGCTACGACTTGCCGCGAACGCGCCTGGCGCTGCCGGCGATGGGCATCATGGCGCTGGTCATCGGCCTGGCGGCGTTCAGGATCGTGCCCATCGCCGTCTCGGCGCTGGGCGGCGTGCTCGCCATGCTGCTGATCGGCTGCCTGCGCTGGCGCGACGTCGGCGCGGCGCTGTCGCTCGAGATCGTGCTGCTGATCGCCGCCAGCCTGGCTCTGGGCGCGGCGCTGACGGCGACGGGTGCCACCGACTACCTCGCCGGCGCGCTGCTGGCGGCGACCCGCAGCGCACCGCCCTGGGTGGTGCTGGTCTCGCTGATGGCCGGCATGGCGCTGTTCAGCAACTTCGTCTCCAACAGCGCCGCCGCCGCGGTCGGCACGCCGATCGCCGTCAGCGTCGCCCATCAGCTCGGCGTGGCGCCCGAGCCGCTGGTGCTGGCGATCCTGTTCGGCGCCAATTTCAGCTACGTCACGCCGATGGCCTATCAGACCAATGTCCTGGTGATGAGCGCCGCCGGCTACCGCTTCTCGGATTTCGTCCGCGGCGGCCTGCCGCTGGCCCTGCTGATGCTGGCGGTCTACGGCATCCTGCTGCCGGTCTTCTTCCCGTTCTGA
- a CDS encoding Lrp/AsnC family transcriptional regulator, producing MISLDAFDIKILNLLQRDATLPLAEISAQVGLSSTPCWRRIQKLEEAGVIRRRVALLDRDALNTGVTVFVAIRTQQHNARWLRDFARAVTGFPEVVDCYRMAGDIDYLLRLVLPDIAAYDSFYKRLIAKIELSDVTSMFAMEQIKSTTELPLSFVRASA from the coding sequence ATGATTTCCCTCGATGCCTTCGACATCAAAATCCTCAACCTCCTGCAGCGCGACGCCACCCTGCCGCTGGCCGAGATCTCGGCCCAGGTCGGATTGTCGAGCACGCCGTGCTGGCGGCGCATCCAGAAGCTGGAGGAGGCCGGCGTCATTCGCCGTCGCGTCGCCCTGCTCGACCGCGATGCGCTGAACACCGGCGTCACGGTCTTCGTCGCCATCCGCACCCAGCAGCACAACGCGCGCTGGCTGCGGGACTTCGCGCGCGCCGTGACCGGCTTCCCCGAGGTTGTCGACTGCTACCGCATGGCCGGCGACATCGACTACCTGCTGCGCCTGGTCCTGCCCGACATCGCCGCCTACGACTCGTTCTACAAGCGCCTGATCGCCAAGATCGAGCTCAGCGACGTCACCTCGATGTTCGCCATGGAGCAGATCAAGTCGACCACCGAGCTGCCGCTGTCGTTCGTCAGGGCCTCGGCTTAG
- a CDS encoding OsmC family protein, producing MNADELRATQAPLKDRYRQEPQAAVITLKAAGDLESDGVACRVDTGRAIVEAGLHPATGGSGLQACSGDMLLEALVACAGVTLKAVSTALAIPIRKGTVRAEGDLDFRGTLGVAKDAPVGFRDIRLSFDLDTDATPEQLATLYKLTERYCVIYQTLKNPPPLALSAP from the coding sequence ATGAACGCCGACGAGCTGCGCGCCACCCAGGCGCCGCTGAAGGACAGGTACCGGCAGGAGCCGCAGGCGGCGGTGATCACGCTGAAGGCCGCCGGCGATCTCGAGTCCGACGGCGTGGCCTGCAGGGTCGATACCGGCCGTGCCATCGTCGAGGCCGGGCTGCATCCCGCCACCGGCGGCTCGGGCCTGCAGGCCTGCTCGGGCGACATGCTGCTGGAGGCGCTGGTCGCCTGTGCCGGCGTCACCTTGAAGGCGGTGTCGACGGCGCTCGCGATTCCCATCCGCAAGGGCACGGTGCGCGCCGAGGGCGATCTCGACTTCCGCGGCACGCTGGGTGTCGCCAAGGACGCGCCGGTCGGCTTCCGCGACATCAGGCTGAGCTTCGATCTCGACACCGACGCCACGCCCGAGCAGCTGGCGACGCTCTACAAGCTCACCGAGCGCTACTGCGTGATCTACCAGACGCTCAAGAACCCGCCGCCGCTCGCGCTCAGCGCGCCATAG